ACGATGCATAGAGTGTGTAATCATGTCCATATTGTTGCATAAATCATGATTGGTCTTGATTTGTAGTGTAACGTAGTGTGTTAACGATCCATCTAAACCTTCATTCTAACTAATATTCTGTTTTTGTCCAGTTGTACATAACATGCACCCTTGTGGCGGTATTGGACACCAGTATACCAGATGGCATACATAAAGCATGCCATTTCTCCAAAGAAAAGGACCGGTAGGTTCTAAAAAGTCAGAACAATTGGCCTCTAGGGTTTCATCAAACTTCTTAATGAGCATTTTTTCCATTTGAATATCAACACTTGAAATGTGCAATCTTGTAATGTACATGCAAATTTGATTTGTGAGTTGGATTATCCCTCAATTTGCATATCTTAAGTGAGATTAAAATTAAATATTGTTGTTCATATCTGCAATCCTTCTTGCATGTTTCTGTGAACATCGCCCTGATCTTATTTCTTGATGCCAGGGCAGTTTAGAACTCTTCCCCTGATTCTAATTGTACATTTTTAAATTAGCATGGCAGTGGATGAAAAACAGATGTCCCCTCCCCTTGCTTATCAGAATGTGAATGTGCATAAAATCATGAATGCATAAAATGTGCAAACGATCAGCTGACTGTTTCTCCGTGAAACACTTTGCCTTCACAGGTGGGTCAGTGCAAGTGGGAATGATGAGGTCTGTAGCTGCTGTGAAGCAGAAACATGCCCACAGAGAAAGGCAAGAAGCCTTAACGGTAAATCCTGAATGTGATCAATGAATGTGATCAGTTTACTAGCCTTAAAAGATTCTTTTGACCTGAAGTCATTTATGTAGACGTACAGAACTATAATGTATTTCTTATTTTTCCAGATTTTAAGCAGAGGTCTGTAGTACTAGGACCTATCACTATTCTGAAGAGGATTCCAACCAAGGAATAGTCCTGAGCTTTGAGTTTCCCATGATTTCAGGTGCATGAGGGAAGAAAATGTGTGATTTCATGACTGTAATAATAAAGTGTACATTTGATTCAGATGATCTAGTCCTCATTCATTTAGTATAATAGACAAATTGGTGTGTAACCAAGTGTGTTCATACAGCTAGGAAGTGGGAAGGTTCCCACTTTGGAACTCCACACTTCTGAGTTATGAGCGTTCATGTGATGACCCAGACAATGTTGGTAATGTTAGCCTTCTGGTTAGCTAGCCTACAAACATCAAGTTACTCAAAGGTAGACTGTGTTCCAATTTGCATACCGCTGTACTTACAATATCTAATATGAGTGCATTTGCACACCAGAAATGTTATGATAGTCATTTCTGTTAAGTCAAACACCAACTCCGTGCACTTGAGACAACCCTACTTTGTTAAAATTCACACCCTATCCGGGTAAGAACACACAGCATTTCATTAAAGTGTACTGAAGGAAGTACACAGATTGGAGCAGGCAAGGTCATAGACTCTGGGGACGCACTGTTCCATATCAATCACTGTTCAATATCAATCACCTGGGCAATGAAGTGACTTTGTGCATGGAACAAgctaaattgttttttttcctctctgagTGTCAAAGACCCCActtcaaagtgcttcacagggCAGTGtctttcaaccttttttgtgccacggcacacttttgacacttaatgtcccacggcacactaacatcctgtgtgaaggaaaaaataaacatagcctaaaatttcaaataatacagatatggccttattatggcttctatgcaaggcCTGAGGGGTATTttacaaaggcagaattaagacatccaaggtaagtgataaagcgaggtttgacatagcgttgtctggtcatcctagctcaactcgtttcactaatgccaatccaggatgagtaggagcgactatgtcaagccaggtgtaagtaattcaggatgtgtgcacgttctcgtttctgctccaaaatcccacggttggaataaaaaagacgcggaaaatagcgtcattcacacaaagtgaaccaccgcttttgatatagactaacaattAAGTAAAattgtcatttttggaatggggaatcatggctatttctgtaaaacagcaggagtaggcgtggtagaccaactgaatgcaaatttacgtatgcacccacgtgtgagtgcttccttgtctcggcacgcaacgtcattaagaaagcgcttgccactgcaaagacatagtatgatataccttaatattatagttgaaaataccttcgagaacttgcccctccacttccaatcaactacagtaggctattcatcaaacgtctatcaataaaataaacaaacaatgagtacctaggtctatgttaataattataaggctatcaattaaaataataaccatatggtagtaggcagacaatctgttttgttttgcgagccaatgcatttagcaaatagtttataaatggaataaagctccttaaaaattagcacggaggtctgatgtgaatgacagctagctgaaccaataagacgacataattaccattagaattaacttagcttggctgttagcctggtcgggaccaggctaggtgcatgcagagaataaatccccatggtaacttatgtgccatctcttttgtgaaaccaagtcaaggctaaattcatccaggataacctaaaaatcccagcttaatcccttatctaggtttgtGAAATAACCctctgctcaataaaacaagctccctctgtttcatttgtaggtgactatatctaatttaattgttgttatgaactggatatgtgattctgtgaatactggatatggggcccccgttgtacaatgcctgcataccacaaatagtgcaatcatacaatcaatgagagcatgtggttatacattctttgatgcaacagttgcttttctggaccagtgagtgacgtTTGGGTAATTtactgcggcacacctgatgatctctcacggcacagtggttgaaaaacactgctctaGGGGCATGTCTGTGATCTCCCATGTCCATGCCTGCCACCCCCAGAGTAGAATCTTTCCCACTTCCCAGTTGCTTATGAACTGCACCATTTTTTTATGGGGTTGGGAAAGGTGTGTAGATCACGTGTGTATGTATCACATaggggtgtgtgtataaatCGCATATTAGTATTGCAACACCCTACCTATACATTAAGGAACTTTAAGTGCTTCCTATAAACCTGAACCTGAATATATTTCTAGTGCAATTTGTGATAAAACAAAGTACCAGTAATGGGTTAAATACCCACAGAAAGACATGCTGGGAGAAATGTATGTGGATAATGGAAGTGGATAATGCTCTGTATAGAAGTTTGAGTTTGCACAATGTAATGACTGCCCAGATGATGGCAAAACAAATGTTGATCACTATGCATTAGTTTGTTTATCCCAGTTGTGTTTTAATTTAACCAAACTCTTCTTTGCCTGGACCTGTGTGCACATGATGTGATGCAACTTGGCCTGGATGATGgcagcagggatgtagtggaggctaaatgaAAGTAAacatagtttatccacctctgaaatttcagaaatagtagTAAATagtagagtttatccacctctcagatgagtttattcaccaattgcaacttttaacttTCATAAATCACACtgttatccacattcacaatatgtatactcatcaacactctaggaatcaTTGAATACCACTGGTATGGTTATAAACATtagacaataacctccaccatcatcaaacatctttttttttttttaaatccgataccgcatggtgCAGTCCACATTATCATGCTCACATTCATAGTTCAACAATCAAcaatcatagtttacccacctcttattttaccactacacccctgtaTGGCAGCTACCGCTTAATGATGCCAGTTGATGTTAGAAAAATACCAATCTATAAAAAATATGCTCGTTATTTATGTCCCTTAATATAAGCAATTTTAGAGGgtttgatgattttttttttaaataggctattatgttggACTATTGGCTCAAGTGTGTAACAGGTGTCACTGAAGTTAATTTCAACAAATAATGTCCACCCTCCTTAAACCACTATCCCTGTATCATTAACCACTTTTACACTTAACACTGACATACAAGTTTCCAATGGCTTTATTTATAACATTACTTATATATAACAGAATAATcatgtaaaaataataatataccTGCGGATTTTAGAATATCAAGAAAGAGATTAAGACAAAATATTCATCTGAGAACAGCATTTTTTAGTCTAGTGCACAACTCTCCACAAGTCTCCACCCTCCTCACCTGGTTCACAATGTTCTTTGATGCAACACACCTGATTCACATTACGAAACAGCTCTTTTAGCCACTTAAGGCTGTAGATGGTTGAGGTTGTAGAATGAAATTTTAGAGCTGTTGCTGGGGTTTTAGTCTTTGTAAATTTGGACAATGGGGTCGCAATGGCAGGCCCAGTTTTTTCAGACACTTCTGTATGCTTTCAGTGTTTCTTTGTCTTTTCAGATCACTGTGAATAGAGAATTGTGGAGTGAAATGGATTACCAGCGTGCTCAACATGAGATTGATCAGAAGCCTGCAGCACATATATCCCCAGCACCGAAGGAAATGAGTCTTGAGAAGGACTCCATGTTTGATTTGTGGAATGACCAGTTTGCACAGTCACAACGAGATGCACAAGAGTTTGCAGCCAAAGATCGCCTGAACGAAAAACCCTTTGTAGTGCGGCCTCCAAAAATGCCACAGACTCGTCAGATGGATGATCCTCTTGTTCATAGCCCAGGAGTGCAAGTCTCACAGAAACCACTGATGGTTAGGTGGGTATTTCAGCCTGTTCGGTCATTTCAAAGTCCACAactacacacagctacacaagGACTACAATCTTATGCAGCAAGTTCTTCAAGGAGACAAACAAATCATGCGAATGACCCTCTTGTTTATAGCCCAGGAGTTCAAGTACCCCAGAGACCACTGACTGATTTTTCTGGTGTGTTGAGAAACCAGTTTGGTGGGCCACCTCCACAACATCCTACAGCCACAACCACGCAAAGACCGCAACATCATGAGGCAAACCCTTACAGGAGACAACCACATCAGACAAATGACCCCCTTGTTCATAGTCCAGGAATGCAAGTACCCCAAAGACCACTGACTGATTTTTCTGATGTATTGAGAATCCAGCTTGGTGGGCCACCTCCACAACATCCTACAGCCACAACCACGCAAAGACCGCAACATCATGAGGCAAACCCTCACAGGAGACAACCACATCAGACAAATGACCCCCTTGTTCATAGTCCAGGAATGCAAGTACCCCAAAGACCACTGACTGATTTTTCTGATGTATTGAGAATCCAGCTTGGTGGGTCACCTCCACAACGTCCTACAGCCACAACCACACAAAGACTGCAACATCATGAGGCAAACCCTCACAGGAGACAACCACATCAGACAAATGACCCCCTTGTTCATAGTCCAGGAATGCAAGTACCCCAAAGACCACTGACTGATTTTTCTGATGTATTGAGAATCCAGCTTGGTGGGTCACCTCCACAACGTCCTACAGCCACAACCACACAAAGACTGCAACATCATGAGGCAAACCCTCACAGGAGACAACCACATCAGACAAATGACCCCCTTGTTCATAGTCCAGGAATGCAAGTACCCCAAAGACCACTGACTGATTTTTCTGATGTATTGAGAATCCAGCTTGGTGGGTCACCTCCACAACGTCCTACAGCCACAACCACACAAAGACTGCAACATCATGAGGCAAACCCTCACAGGAGACAACCACATCAGACAAATGACCCCCTTGTTCATAGTCCAGGAATGCAAGTACCCCAAAGACCACTGACTGATTTTTCTGATGTATTGAGAATCCAGCTTGGTGGGTCACCTCCACAACTTCCTACAGCCACAACCACACAAAGACTGCAACATCATGAGGCAAACCCTCACAGGAGACAACCACATCAGACAAATGACCCCCTTGTTCATAGTCCAGGAATGCAAGTACCCCAAAGACCACTGACTGATTTTTCTGATGTATTGAGAATCCAGCTTGGTGGGCCACCTCCACAACATCCTACAGCCACAACCACGCAAAGACCACAACATCATGAGGCAAACCCTCACAGGAGACAACCACATCAGACAAATGACCCCCTTGTTCATAGTCCAGGAATGCAAGTACCCCAAAGACCACTGACTGATTTTTCTGATGTATTGAGAATCCAGCTTGGTGGGTCACCTCCACAACGTCCTACAGCCTCAACCACACATAGACCACATTTGTATGAGCTACACCCTTACAGGAGACGACGAGATCTTATGAGTCATCCCCTCGTTCAGAGTCCTGGAGTGCTGGTGCCACAGAAGCCACTGAAGGTGGATTTTCCAAAACCCGCTATGTTTAGTGAGTGGGGAAACCTGCCTGGTCAGTTTGATGACGGTCCACAACATCAGCCGAAACCACAACCTTCCGAGACCGAGGCTCCCAGTTGGCACTCTAGTCAAACTTGGCAACGTCCTCTGGTGCAGAGTTCTCAAGAACCGCAGCTAACGGACACGAAAACTCTTCCAAAGGACCAGAAGACCGAGCTCCAGCAACCTGTGATGCCACAGTCCATTCATGCTGTTTGTGGAGAGACGTCGCTCCAGCTGACTGTAAAGATGGACTTGCTGGGCACTGGAGACCTTATTGATCCAGCCGATATCACCCTGGGTGGCTGTTCTCCAACTGTCCTGGACGAGTCCCAGCAAGAGCTATTGTTCGAAACCGCACTGCGTGAGTGTGGAGGCACAGCTCAGGTACCAGCAGGGATTTACCATCTTGTTTGATCATTAATGGCCTGGGGCACTTTTCCCCAAAACCatcgttgctaactaagttagcaacttagttggttggcaaagggaaattgcattgcaaccaacaaagttgctaacagcttagcaactatggttttgggaaactcACCCATGAACGTCTAAACTGACTGTTCCTCTTTTGTCTTTCATGGTGGAGTTGTTTGAGGATGTCGTGGTGTATACCTTCTCATTGATTTACACTCCTCGCCCAATTGGGGAGAGCCCTATTCTGAAGACCAATGATGCTACTGTCAATATAAAGTGTCATTATGCTAGGTAAGTGTATCCCAATTCACTTGGCCCATGTtcagacttttattttttttaaaaaaaattttttgTCAGATCCGAAGTCATGATGTGTCCCACAAACTGTGTCGCAATGTTGTCACTCTTTGTTGACATTCTTCCTCCATGGTGCTGCACTGATGTATTTTGGGCTtctctgtgtgtaaatgtgcttATGTGTTTTGCCTGTGCATGCTGTCCAGACCTTTTGAATGGATAGGCCAAAAAAGATTTGACCTGAATCTCCGCACAATCTGAGTACAATGCCCTTATTCTGTCCTTATTCTACCCCCACAGGTTCCACAATGTGAGTAGCAATTCTTTAAGGTCCACATGGACACCTTACCAATTCTCTCAGCTGTCTGGTCAGGTTTTGGACTTCTCTCTTAGACTTATGACTGGTTAgtttagtttttgttttgatttatttCATCCTTATATCTTGAGTGACATTGTCctatgccatgccatgccattCACTTCAACTTCATATGcaattaagtaagggataatggacggcACGGTGGTCTGTTAACAGAAAATAATGCACGGTCGAATCCCAGGATTCTGATTAACCTCatctttgaaacatcgctattttacttagcctactgccATCCAACTTGCTAAAAgacacctccgtcatatgctaaatgttgctatgttctgaacgtctgtatTTTAAGGCTTAGTGCAACATGACCGttctaacactctgtaaagagCCATGAGATGtataatgttttggcgctctataagtgaaattaaactgaATTTAAATTGTAAGTGTGATGCGGCCAAAAAAagtggatctacttcataggtgttcaAATAACATATGTTAATGCACATTCTAAATTACGCAGGACAATGGGGAagtcaaccaagcagtggaataacttaatttatttttttcctcacCTGCAGATGATTGGCAGTATGAGAGGCCATCCACAAAGTACTTCCTTGGGGACATGATTAACATTGAGGCCTTGGTCTATGCGGACTATCATGTGCCTTTGCGTATTTTTGTTGAAGACTGTGTGGCAGCAGTTCAGCCAGATATGCACTCCGGCACAAGCTATGTACTCATTGAGAAGCATGGGTAAGAACAATGCATGTTCCCTTGACACTTGGGACATCTGATTTAATGGGGTAGCCTAAACTTGAGACTGTTCTTGGTTCTCCTCTCAGGTGTCTGTCTGACTCTAAACTGATGGCGTCCCGCTCCCAGTTCATGCCCAGGGTACAGGATGAAAAACTGCAGATGCAAATTGAGGCCTTCAGGTTTGCAGATGAAAGCCTCGACTCGGTATGTTATCTTTCACAAATTAAGCATTTACTATTTAAAAGAATGTAGTTGACAAATTGGTGCACAACTTCTTGACGCTAAATAACAAGCTAAAGTAACAATCTCAAGTAATTCAATCTCATAAGATCATTCTCACTAATCAATGCAGAAACGTTTTAGCAGACCCCTGTTATTGAACATATGCTCTTAAATTATCCACAGTTCTACATCACTTGTATTCTCCGAGCAGTTTTAGCTGCCGGCACTTCAGACAGTAGTCACAAAGCCTGCCACTACAACATGGAAAATGACAGGTGagttttgaggtgtgtgtgtgtgtgtgtgtgtgtgtgtgtgtgtgtgtgtgtgtgtgtgtgtgtgccttttcaTACTGGATCCATATCACTGTTGCCCCAAACTGGATAGATGAGTTGGGTTCCATTTTGGTTTGCATGCAAAATGTGTCTGCAGTAACATTACTAGTGGGCATCCATGCTGTGGGAGGATTGGAATGGTGGTATTGAGCTCAGCCATACGCAGTACAATCctcacccgtgtgtgtgtgatggaaaaGGGCGAATAAGAGACTGGACCTCTTTATGTCTAAATATatttgctgtatgtgtgtgcatttttctGCTCTTAGGTGGAACAGTGCTGATGGAAATGATGGGGTCTGTAGCTGCTGTAATGCTGACCAATGTCCCACCAGGAGGGCAGGAGCTGCTGAAGGTAAGTTTTCATTGCACAGAGAGCAACTCTGATTTCTTCTTTTCGATCAGTTTTTCAGATATCTCTTCTTGTTTTACATTGTAAATTCTGTTCTTTTAGAAATAAATGGGCGTCGGGTGAAACTTGGACCAATCACTGTTCAGGAAAAGACCACATAGATGTAGATTTTCTGAGAATGGACTAGTCGTCTTATGCTCATCTCTAGTAGTAGCACTTCAACTTCAGATTAAAGGACCTTGttctgaacttttttttttttttttcttgtttcttGCTGTGAAGTGGAAATGGGTTAAATGTGTGAAATCCCCACATGGTACTTTAACATTTATATGGAATTTGATGCATTTTGTATTTATTGCATTGGTGTATTAACAACTGTTGCAGTTGTTGTTATGAAATTGTGTTTATACTGATGGAACTTGCATTTGCAAGTTGAGTTTGAATAAATTGTTCAAATTTTAAATTTGCAGACTTATTCTTATTGTGGCCTTCCAAAAGAAAACTTACAGCATCTACTTCTAATTGAACAAATCTTATACATTTCATTTGGTATTCACGGATCTTCTCATTCATGCTCAAATCCACTGGTGTATGCTGCATTTAGATTACTTCTCCAGACAATTAAAGATAACATAACATACACACTTCCTTCAGAGAAGAACTCCATGTGTTCTATTATCTCATCATGATGTTATCGGCTACACAGATAACTTTGAAGGCATTGCTAGATATCACTAAGGGTGATCTTGTGCAAGCTAACCCTTTACTATTTCAAATAGGTCAGTAAGTCATGTTaggacagatttttacatttcttaCAAAGTTGCTATTTCGTCATGTTCTTTGAATACTCTTATGGAAGTTGGTGGTTCACACAACACCACCAACTCCAGAAAACACATTGAAAAGCCAGCCAACCTAATCCCTGTGGAACGGAGGAATTCCATTCTCAAATTTCCATGCATGCAGTATATTTTTTTGACAATATTTTATACcacaatacaaaaaaaagaaaacgctCAGGGTCCTACTTTAAATTATAGGCAAAGTTTACAGTTTAACTTTTGCTATTTTTATAATGAAGCAAAATCTGCTAATTTACCAGTAATACAAAAGGACAAACATATTGGGTAGCTCAATCCTCTGACATGCCACACAACAGTTCATGCATGAGCTACCTTGCTCCTTCACTGACTTTGTACGTTGCCCATTTAAATAGGGCTCTAAATGTTTATTGCCTAAATAGACCACCTAAAATGTGTAAATGACATCATGCTTGGTCTCATACATTGAACATTTTTAGCAATTTCattcacatatatatatatatatatatatatatatatatatatatatatatatatatatatatgtatatatgtgtgtgtgtatatagtatatattagtgacaggagtgtgtgtgtgtgtggtgtgtatctACAAGATGTCTTGCCTAGGGCACGAGTGCTGTGCCGTTGTTTGGATAAATAACAAAAATGCAACAGATGgctttaaatatatttaaaggcGTACTGCCCCTTGCTTCCAGAAATGCAACAGCATGAGTAAATAGGACTAACCCCGACCAGACTGGCAAAGGACACAGACTAGTGCTCCTCACATGTGGTGTTTTTCCAGATGTCAAAAAGTGATAACTTGTTTAAATGGAACTACTGTATGTCTCATGTATTTCTGAGCCATCCAGGCATTACCAACTCTGAATCGAAATTCTACACCtcttaaatgtaatgtgtgaagCACATTGATTGGCCATTGCTTTTGATAATGTGCCATCGAAATACACCCTCACCTTTTAAATGCTTCCTTTTAATAATGGGTAATAAAATGCAGCAACTTGGTTTCTCAGCAGTGAAATGGAAGTACAAGTGAATTTGGTTCACTAATATCAGacacaaaataaatgaacaTAGATACCTTATGTTTTAATATAAATCAGTGTCATCTGCAAATACAAGTGATACAATACAAGTAcaaatgcaatagcctataatgaacttacgcaaaaaacacaaacatattcaaAATATCACAACATGATTTACAAGATGTTCCTCTTGAGAAGtggaataaaaacataaaatattctctcttacacactcatCACATGACAATGCATGTGtaaacacatgccacacacacacattgaaggcGATTCTGCAAATCATAATCAAAGACCAgaactatccgttttagaaTTTTGCTTAATGTAACCAGAGCagtaaggagggagagagagagaggctatgaGCCACTGCCAGTAGCCCGACTACGCCACCCTGGGCTTAGTACCCAGGGACTTCAAGAGAATTGCTAGGGAAAGTTTGACACAGGTCCGAAAGCACCAAGCAGACAACGTGAATTCCAGTCAAATCATAAAAGTTTATTAAATAACCAAAGGGGGGGAAGGGAGAAGCGTCCTGCAATAATACCTGAAACGAGTCAGAGGTTATGAAActacaaaaatatttattatcTTTTATTATAGTACAGTATGGACAGGTGATTTCTAAAGTGGGGCCAAGGCTCCACTGGAGCTAAAAAGATAAAGCAGATGGGGGGCTTACCTGAGGGAGACAGACTAACTGGAGGTGTGTTCTAAGTTCCAGCCatcacacgtgcatacacactgcAAGAAAGTGACTTACCAGTGACACAGCAGCCCACCGCAAGCAACAATGACACCACAAATGTGCAGCTACAGGGTCCCACCACCAGGTGACTAGCCTCCCTCAAAGAGGGCCCCACATctgccaaacaaacaaataaaacagcacCACAAGGGGGCAAAAATACAGTAGGCAGCCCtgtcctactggttagcactttggacctgtaaccggagggttgctggttcgaaccccgaccagtaggcacggctgaagtgcccttgagcaaggcacctaacccctcactgctccccgagcgccgctgttgatgcaggcagctcactgcgccgggattagtgtgtgctacacctcactgtgtgtacactgtgtgctgtgtgtgtttcactaattcacggattgggataaatgccgagaccaaattttcctcaagggatcaaaagagtatatatacttatacttaaggcCTATACAGACGTTACAGTAGATTATGCAGGCACACCAGGAcaaaagaaatacacacacacgcaaatgacAGCCAGCACCAGACAGACATAAGCAGTTACAAGAATGAAGCATATGCCACTTATGCCCCGTTCCTCTTTACTAATGGGGCAAGCAACATGCAGGCTGACATACGCCAAATAAACCCAAAGAACAGAGGCAGACGTACAGTAGACACTAAGTTAATGCccacaaaaagaaacaaaacagacaCGGACCTTACTCGAAAACGGCACACAATTAGGCTACACCAAAATAAACTAACTacagacaagacagcagcacgaccTACGCTATGCACCCCGCGTAGATGGTGAACTGGCTACATTAAGACTGTGCAGAACTTAAAGCagatcatattttgtaccagtGCGGTACATCTTTTATTCAAGAAACTCATATAGTGATGAAAAACATACTT
This portion of the Alosa sapidissima isolate fAloSap1 chromosome 22, fAloSap1.pri, whole genome shotgun sequence genome encodes:
- the LOC121697213 gene encoding zona pellucida sperm-binding protein 3-like isoform X5, with the protein product MLDDWQYERPSTKYFLGDMINIEALVYADYHVPLRIFVEDCVAAVQPDMHSGTSYVLIEKHGCLSDSKLMASRSQFMPRVQDEKLQMQIEAFRFADESLDSFYITCILRAVLAAGTSDSSHKACHYNMENDRWNSADGNDGVCSCCNADQCPTRRAGAAEEINGRRVKLGPITVQEKTT
- the LOC121697213 gene encoding protein piccolo-like isoform X4 is translated as MGSQWQAQFFQTLLYAFSVSLSFQITVNRELWSEMDYQRAQHEIDQKPAAHISPAPKEMSLEKDSMFDLWNDQFAQSQRDAQEFAAKDRLNEKPFVVRPPKMPQTRQMDDPLVHSPGVQVSQKPLMVRWVFQPVRSFQSPQLHTATQGLQSYAASSSRRQTNHANDPLVYSPGVQVPQRPLTDFSGVLRNQFGGPPPQHPTATTTQRPQHHEANPYRRQPHQTNDPLVHSPGMQVPQRPLTDFSDVLRIQLGGPPPQHPTATTTQRPQHHEANPHRRQPHQTNDPLVHSPGMQVPQRPLTDFSDVLRIQLGGSPPQRPTATTTQRLQHHEANPHRRQPHQTNDPLVHSPGMQVPQRPLTDFSDVLRIQLGGSPPQRPTATTTQRLQHHEANPHRRQPHQTNDPLVHSPGMQVPQRPLTDFSDVLRIQLGGSPPQRPTATTTQRLQHHEANPHRRQPHQTNDPLVHSPGMQVPQRPLTDFSDVLRIQLGGSPPQLPTATTTQRLQHHEANPHRRQPHQTNDPLVHSPGMQVPQRPLTDFSDVLRIQLGGPPPQHPTATTTQRPQHHEANPHRRQPHQTNDPLVHSPGMQVPQRPLTDFSDVLRIQLGGSPPQRPTASTTHRPHLYELHPYRRRRDLMSHPLVQSPGVLVPQKPLKVDFPKPAMFSEWGNLPGQFDDGPQHQPKPQPSETEAPSWHSSQTWQRPLVQSSQEPQLTDTKTLPKDQKTELQQPVMPQSIHAVCGETSLQLTVKMDLLGTGDLIDPADITLGGCSPTVLDESQQELLFETALRECGGTAQLFEDVVVYTFSLIYTPRPIGESPILKTNDATVNIKCHYAR
- the LOC121697213 gene encoding zona pellucida sperm-binding protein 3-like isoform X6 — translated: MINIEALVYADYHVPLRIFVEDCVAAVQPDMHSGTSYVLIEKHGCLSDSKLMASRSQFMPRVQDEKLQMQIEAFRFADESLDSFYITCILRAVLAAGTSDSSHKACHYNMENDRWNSADGNDGVCSCCNADQCPTRRAGAAEEINGRRVKLGPITVQEKTT